One part of the Etheostoma spectabile isolate EspeVRDwgs_2016 unplaced genomic scaffold, UIUC_Espe_1.0 scaffold00010188, whole genome shotgun sequence genome encodes these proteins:
- the LOC116679298 gene encoding zinc finger protein RFP: MKVKIVRVSAALQSRQVSVSLWKTSQRDFIRSLSTAQQSLWTTDMAAANYLPTEDQFQCSICLDVFTDPVTIPCGHNFCKTCITEHWDTTDQYLCPMCKEAFKTRPDFRINTLLSEMVAQFRQSAQQKASSSSSEQQVSKPGEVPCDVCTGTKLKALKSCLVCLVSYCETHLEPHLTMSGLKRHQLIDPVENLEGRMCTEHDKPLELFCKTDQTCVCMLCTVLDHKTHDVVPLKEGYEGKKAELGKTEAEIQQMIQKRRLKVQQIKQSVELSEEAADREIAEGVQVFTSLKESVERGLNELINTIKEKQKTREKQAEAFITELEQEISELMKRSTEVEQLSRSEDHLHLLQRVQFLNTNHPPPTKDSTDVSVRPSSYEGTVVKAVAQLEDTLSEEMKKLVESELKRVQQYAVDVTLDPDTANPGLILSDDGKQVRPSKVKKNLPDNPERFSACTCVLGKQSFSSGRFYFEVQVKGKTEWTLGVARESINRKGIVTASPEDGNWTIMLRKENEYTAGANPLVLLFLKSPPQKVGVFVDYEEGLVSFYDVDAAALIYSFTGCSFTDKLLPFLSPRFEGSKNSAPLIITPVRVN; the protein is encoded by the coding sequence ATATGGCTGCTGCAAACTATCTGCCAACTGAAGATCAGTTTCAGtgctccatctgtctggatgtGTTCACTGATCCTGTCACCATACCATGTGGACACAACTTCTGCAAAACCTGCATCACTGAACACTGGGATACTACTGACCAGTACCTGTGTCCGATGTGTAAAGAGGCTTTTAAGACGAGACCTGATTTTAGGATCAACACTTTGCTTTCTGAGATGGTCGCTCAGTTCAGACAGTCAGCTCAACAgaaagccagcagcagcagctcagagcaaCAAGTGTCCAAACCGGGAGAAGTTCCCTGTGACGTCTGCACTGGAACCAAACTGAAGGCCCTGaagtcctgcctggtgtgtctggTCTCCTACTGTGAGACTCACCTGGAGCCTCATCTGACCATGTCAGgtctgaaaagacatcagctgATCGACCCTGTGGAGAACCTGGAAGGCAGGATGTGTACGGAGCACGATAAACCTCTGGAGCTGTTCTGTAAGACCGACCagacatgtgtctgcatgctctGCACTGTTTTAGACCACAAGACGCATGATGTTGTTCCTCTGAAAGAAGGATATGAAGGAAAGAAGGCAGAGCTGGGGAAGACAGAGGCTGAAATCCAGCAGATGATCCAGAAGAGACGACTGAAGGTTCAGCAGATCAAACAGTcagtggagctcagtgaggaagctgcagacagagagatagcagaaggtgttcaggtcttcacttctctgaaggagtctgttgagagaggcctgaatgagctcatcaacaccatcaaagagaagcagaaaacaagagaaaaacaggCCGAAGCTTTCATCACAGAGCTGGAACAGGAAATCTCTGAGCTGATGAAGAGAAGCACTGAGGTGGAGCAGCTCTCACGCTCTGAAGACCATCTCCATCTTCTCCAGAGGGTCCAGTTCCTAAACACCAACCACCCTCCACCCACCAAGGACTCGACAGACGTCAGTGTTCGTCCATCATCATATGAGGGGACTGTGGTGAAAGCTGTGGCTCAGCTGGAGGACACACTcagtgaagagatgaagaaGCTGGTTGAGTCTGAGctgaagagggtccagcagtatgcagtggatgtgactcttGATCCTGATACAGCAAATCCTGGTCTCATCCTGTCTGATGATGGGAAACAAGTACGTCCTAGTAAGGTTAAGAAGAATCTCCCAGACAACCCAGAGAGGTTTTCAgcttgtacttgtgttttaggaaaacagagtttctcttcaggcagattttactttgaggttCAAGTTAAAGGAAAGACTGAATGGACCTTAGGAGTGGCCAGAGAGTCGATCAACAGGAAGGGAATCGTCACAGCGAGCCCTGAGGATGGTAACTGGACTATAATGTTGAGAAAGGAAAATGAGTACACAGCTGGTGCTAACCCTTTAGTCCTTCTCTTTCTGAAGTCTCctcctcagaaggtgggggtgtttgtggactatgaggagggtctggtctccttttatgacgtagatgctgcagctcttatctactcctttactggctgctccttcactgaCAAACTCTTGCCGTTCCTTAGTCCACGTTTTGAAGGTAgtaaaaactctgcccctctgatcatcACTCCTGTCAGAGTCAACTAA